Below is a genomic region from Zea mays cultivar B73 chromosome 9, Zm-B73-REFERENCE-NAM-5.0, whole genome shotgun sequence.
TGAAAACGAGTACATTCAAATCCTAGCTCATTTtccataacaaacaaaaactgacAAATCCCACCCTTTCTTCCCTTGCAAGCATCTCATGATAAAGGAAAAGTGGATTTTGTAATAAACCCTTCACAGCCTACAGAACAAGTGTACTTTCAATGATATGAGTGTAAAACAATCCTAAATCTGAAAGCTCTCCCAAGGAATTGCACAACATCCAACGCAAATTGATGTCTTGATTTGCAGATCTGTTCACCGCTATCTCATTGATTTGCCAACTTCGCCTCGAATGAACCCTCATGGCATGTTTCATCACAAGCTTAAAAAGAAACAGGGCTTACTTGCTCCACTTCATCAATGAACTATGGTTCATCTCTTCAGACTACAGGCTAATATAATGTAAACGAAGGCAACCTAGAAAAATAATTACCTGTAAGTCTTTGTTCAGTGGCTCGGTGTACATGCCTCCTGATGCAACTGTGATGACACGAGCATCTGGTGCCGCTTTCTCCAATGACGGCATAACTAGCTCTGTTAAAGTGTATGTCGCAGCTACATTGACAGCAAAATTGAGCTCCAACCTGTTCCcaaaaaaagggaaaagaaaagagcaTGGATATGATTTTAGTGATAAAACTATTCATATGATGTATAAATTAATTGGCTGTTTGCAAACCAACATATCACTTACCCTTCTGCTGTAATCTCATGCTTGTGCTCTAGTAAGCCAGCATTGTTTACCTAGATGGCAAATTAATAGTTTTATATCAAAATTTGGTCAATCTGATTTAGAGAAACTTTAAAGCATTGACATAGAAACTAAAAGCAGCTGGGAAAGATGCAAAACGGCAGTGTGCTTGAAACAACAGTCCTCACCAAGACATGGAGTGGTTTATCCATCGAAGTGAACTTTGTTGCAAACGATTTTACTTGATTGATAGATGAAAGGTCACATATCTGCCACATGATAATAGTGTTGCGTCTTATTTTCTCATAACCATCACATATTAATATATTATTATGAAGAACAGTTGAATCTCCCAAACATGTTAGAGAATCAACAAGCATCATACCTCCAGATGAACATTTGCATTGCCAGTTTTGGATCTTATTTGGTTGAGAGCTGCCTCCCCTCTCTCCTTGTTACGACAGACCATATAGACGGTAGCACCACTGGTAGAAGAATAGAAACCAATATTTTTTTATAGGAATCACGTAATGAAATCAGTATTTTCTAGAACAAATCATCATTTTAAAAACAAAGAATAGATCCATACTGTGAAGCCAAACCCTCAGCCGTAGCAAAACCAATGCCAGAATTCGCTCCAGTTACTAGGCAATTTTTTCCATCCAACCGGATCTGCATATCCTCCTCTCTGAATTTCTTCGCATGCTCCCTGTAATAAAGGACACATTGCTTCATCATACGAAAAAAGCCACTGTCCTGTTCGTTTCAGAGGGGAGGGGGCCATCACCCGTCAGGGATTTATTGTTTTGCCATACACTACAAAATTTAATCGTTTACAGTGACAGCTCTAGACCATTTTGAGGATCAGGTTTTCTGTTCCACAAAACCCTTTAAATTACTGTTTGAAAATTGGGGTTTAATCCTGATGAAATTAAACTAAACATCCAGTGCGATGCCAAAATTTGGATCCCAAGGGGCCGTCAGCCTAGTTATCTTAGTCTAAATTCAATTTAAGGAACAATCGATTCCAACAAAGCCGGACTCGCAAGAAATTAGTATTCGACAGCAACGAACGCGGTCGCACAAAATTGTGCGAACTACAGAGAAAGGACGAATACTGGGGGGAGATGATTGAGGGGCCGGGGCTGAATGAGGCTTACAGGAAACCAGATTTTGTGAAATGGTTGAAGCCGTAGAGCCCAAACGCCGCCGTCCTCCATGCCTGCGCCCCCCATGAAAACACAATCAACGCAGATCACACACTCGTTAAAGCAACCAGAGCATGTCTGCTCGCGCATTATCTGCACGACAAACAATGATTGGAGACATGATAATCACCTTCTGGATAAACATCTTcgtcttcctctctctctctctctctctctctctctctctctctctctctctctccttcttTCGCGCCAAGAAAACTCTGCAATTCCTTCGCTCTGTGGCCTTCTCGAAGGCGCGGACGGAGAAGGCAGAACAGCAGGATGGTCAAGAATCGAGAAGCCGCGCCTCGGTGGCCGATGCTGCGCCGCGCAAGATGGCAGGGGCGCAGGGGCAGGCCGTCCCCGCCTAGCCTCTCCGTCTCCACCAGCCGTGAGCCCGTGAGTGGCACGGCGTCCGTTGTGCTCGTGGGCCGCTGATGCAGCTTTCGGGTGAGCTGGGCTCCACGAGTGTCTTGCTTGGGTCTCGTTTTGGTTGGGGCAAACTGATTTGGGCCTGTTCGGTTTGTTGGATTCCGAGGAAGCGCTGCAAGACCCACGTCTAATTTTGGGCTTTCTTTTCAAAAAAATGGGCTTTCGGGATAGCAAGCATTTGGTTTCCAACAGTTTTTTCTATCCTGCCGTTTGGACAGATAATTGGCCATCATCGGTTTCTGAAAAGAAAATTAGCCGCCACGTCGATGCGGCAATTACATCGGCATGCGAGGACAGTACTACATCTACATGCGGTAATGACATCGGGATGCGACGAGGGTAGTTCGTATAAATTATGGCCTTGGCGATTAGGGCCATGGTAATTATTATTAAGGTGTGTATAACCATATTTAATATATGGTCTCTTAAGAGTTTATAAAGGACAGTGAAAAAATACAAAAAAAACTAGCTCTACGCAATAGCCCGTCTATTCACGACTCTTTATATATATTGCCTCCTAGCTGCATTTATTATCTAGAGTCTAAGGATTATATTGTACAATCTTTTATTTGTCTCTTGTATTCTAAAAAGTCTTCCATGCCCTTGCCGCCGCTCGAGTCGCGCCCGGCGCCAAGCGGTTGTGGCTGCGCCGCTATGCGTCACCATGCGTGAGCCGTGTTGCGCTGCGCTAGTCTGTCATGCAAGTCACTAGGGAGcagcatagtacacgttttgatgCCTATACAACCTAGATATCATGTTACATTTCTCCAAGCACTAGGAAATTCTTTCATACAACTTAATGTATTTAAAAGCAAGTATAATAAGGCTGACTAGACGGACTTCGAACAACTCCATGTTACAAAATCCTAAGTGGCAAGGTGGGAACACAAGAGAGGAAAGAAAGTGGATGTTTCATAAGGAGTTTAGCTTCAACGTATTATACGAGAAGAAAGAGCATGCTTATAGCCTGCTGCGGGAGTTAAGGTTGACTCTTTCTTTTTCTAGCCAATCTGAATTATTTTTCTTTCTAACTTAAAGTCATCTAAGCATAAACTTGCTATATATATTGTTGTATTCTTGGCTCTTGATGATGTGGCAAGAGTATGAAGCCTTCCGTTGGTTCTTCTATTAGCCTTATATCTTATTCACTAGAATCACTTAAGATATGTTTTATTTATGTGGGTTGTATGGCTGGAACTGTATCCAAATTTAGAGAACTATGCTAGGGACGTTTCTTTAACAAGATACGTATTGTGTTTTTTTACACTTACCCCCTTGATATCCCGTAAGATACGGGGTCATTTAAgtgggttgtacatgcccttatggCGTAAGCTAGCCCTACCATCTGGTCTCGGTCGTTAGGATGTAATTGGCTCTAAATTTTTCAAAATTTAAGGGTTGGATCAaactttatttttatttatttataaattaaAATTAATTAAGGGACCAAATAATTTATGAACAAATATTTGGATTATGATCCATCACTACCCTTACAGGTACATGTACTGCTTGCGTTGTTTGGTTTATATAGGCAAAGAAAGGGATCGTGCCAACCACGAAGGTGTTATTTGGTTCGCTTGTTTTTACATGTTTAACCGATCACAACGTCAACCAATACATTAGTTTCTGTTTGTTTAATATTTACCCGATTCTGTTGTCGGGGCAAGCGATGTCGCCGGTGCTGAAATTCGATGCCGCTTGATTTATGTGTTATAGGATTGCTGTAACATTTTGAGTGACTACCTACTCAACCAAACAAAATAGGCAGGCAAGTGTTCAATTCTCACTACATTCGTTTATGCATTCACTTTGTGTTGTCGTTGCGGTTTGTGAGAGTGGCCTAAAGGGGTGAATATGCCACACCTGCAATTCTCAACATAAACTTCAAACTTTTGTGAGAAACGATAGTTCAACAGGGGAGGCTGGTTCAACCGATCTTGAGGCCGGTTAAACCGCAATTCACCTATTCAACTGCGAACTTAAATGAAACTACTCAGATCTACCAACAATAAATGCAGCGGAAGAGTTGGATTAAAACCAACTAGATGGATCAGAGATCTAAGATGATGAGAGACAAACACgatttttatcgaggttcggtcacaccaccaaggtgccctactttctCGTTAAGGTGCCCACAAAGAGCTAGgtatctttcaaccctaatcctcaccGACCACAAAGATCCAAGAGAGGTCCATTACTAGAGATTGCTCAaaagagcgggtaatacaaacttcttgtggccttccacaagatttggagactcacaagcaaCGCCTAGCCGTCTATGAGCTTGGAGCTCCAAGAGAAATGAATCAACAAAGAACATGTTCTTGCACCAAAGCTCGAAAGAGAGATATCAAAGAATAAGAGTTGAAATCGCGTTTGAGATCTAAAAACGTATCTCACACCGAAGAGACTTCCCATCGATCGAAGGAGGAAGACTTGGGGCGCGAGATCGAACTTGAAACGCTTTGAATCGAAGGAGAGCAGCCGTCACAAGGTTTAGGTTCGAGACCCTTAGGGTTTAGAAGTGAGGGAGGAAGGTTTTTATAGCCCCCACAAATCAGATCTGGCTATTTCTGGGCGACTGCGCAAATCCCGGTTCAACTAGTATAAATCATGGTTGAACCGTCATTCAACAGAGAACTCTCTGTAAAATTCTGGTTGAACCTAAAATTCAAATCTCGGTTGAGCCTAGATTTTCCAAAGAGGTTCTTGAGAAATCCCGGTTGAACCTGGATTAATCTTGGTTGAACAGCAATGAATAGTAAAAACATATTTTGAACATAAACAAGATAGAAACCAAAGGGCAAACAAATGGGTAAactcataacttttcaataacaaggattttgagcttttagtgcaagtaccaatattcatttgtgGATCCCTCTTGATAGTACGACTATTCCTAAAgttaataactcaaataaaaatcAAACTTATTCTCCATTAGACACTTGGAACTCCAAACTTCAAATCTAAGTAATCCTCTTACCTCATTGAGTTCCAATATGCTGCAATGGTCACCAAGAACATGTCCAAACACTGGAATGACCtaaactctgattctttctagatTTTTCATTTTTTGGTCATTTCTATCAAAGTCTTGCACAACTATGAGCCCTTTCCAAGTTCTTTCTTTGATACCTCTTTCTTGGACTTGTGACCATGCTTCTTCACTTGTCTTGAGCTAGCAACCCCCGTGTCATATGATTTGAATCATCTCATCACATAAGAATTAAATCGATGACTTCAAATTATGTCTTGTAATGTTGTGATCTTCATCGCTATATGACTCTTCACAATCTGATTAGTCCGTCGACAtcttgcaagtactctct
It encodes:
- the LOC100192606 gene encoding uncharacterized protein LOC100192606; this translates as MFIQKAWRTAAFGLYGFNHFTKSGFLEHAKKFREEDMQIRLDGKNCLVTGANSGIGFATAEGLASHGATVYMVCRNKERGEAALNQIRSKTGNANVHLEICDLSSINQVKSFATKFTSMDKPLHVLVNNAGLLEHKHEITAEGLELNFAVNVAATYTLTELVMPSLEKAAPDARVITVASGGMYTEPLNKDLQFTEGTFDGTQQYARNKRVQVALTEWWAEKSGDRGVGFYAMHPGWADTPGVAKSLPGLSERLSGNLRTNDEGADTVVWLALQPKEKLASGAFYFDRAEAPKHLKFAGTADSHAQINPIVDSIRSICGLSVNG